A DNA window from Guyparkeria halophila contains the following coding sequences:
- a CDS encoding GGDEF domain-containing protein — MFDYTHDRGQASEIMRMVLSQLAELGLPPTPVYITLFYERALKRDASLTKDMDDAINSSNGLTQEVAQDLFDTHVLNGALKQMSRAQDIMLRVMRNMMLQMLNTGNEFSNFASTLGDFVRQIDRSDSVEALRTLTEEVMEDTRHVEKSALESSDQMNSAGDQIAKLRKELESARRDARTDPLTGLPNRRGLNDMLQKQITAALSAGEPAAFLLADIDHFKQINDNYGHLVGDKILRFIARTLREHVKGQDQVLRYGGEEFAIVLPDTPTDGAMAVANKLRNIISQSKLRLAESGRELGELTISIGLTNVTPQDYADSIIQRADDALLAAKRKGRDRVIHNPADPDATGPDTLIDEQNNTTI, encoded by the coding sequence ATGTTCGATTACACCCACGACCGCGGCCAGGCCAGTGAAATCATGCGGATGGTGCTATCCCAGCTCGCCGAGCTGGGACTGCCACCGACCCCGGTCTACATCACGCTGTTCTACGAGCGCGCCCTCAAGCGCGACGCCAGCCTCACCAAGGACATGGACGACGCGATCAACAGCAGCAATGGCCTGACCCAGGAAGTCGCCCAGGACCTGTTCGACACACACGTACTCAATGGCGCACTCAAGCAGATGTCTCGCGCCCAGGACATCATGCTGCGCGTGATGCGCAACATGATGTTGCAGATGCTCAATACCGGGAACGAGTTCTCCAACTTTGCCTCGACCCTGGGCGACTTCGTGCGCCAGATCGATCGCAGTGATTCGGTGGAGGCCCTGCGGACGCTGACCGAGGAGGTGATGGAGGATACCCGTCACGTCGAGAAGAGCGCACTGGAATCCTCCGACCAGATGAACAGCGCCGGCGACCAGATCGCCAAGCTGCGCAAGGAACTCGAAAGCGCCCGTCGCGATGCCCGCACCGACCCGCTCACCGGATTGCCGAACCGCCGTGGCCTCAACGACATGCTGCAAAAGCAGATCACCGCCGCCCTGTCGGCCGGCGAACCGGCGGCGTTCCTTCTGGCTGACATCGATCACTTCAAGCAGATCAACGACAACTACGGCCACCTGGTCGGCGACAAGATCCTGCGCTTTATCGCCCGCACCCTGCGCGAGCACGTCAAGGGCCAGGACCAGGTGTTGCGTTACGGTGGCGAGGAGTTCGCGATCGTCCTGCCCGACACCCCCACCGACGGCGCGATGGCCGTTGCCAACAAGCTGCGCAATATCATCTCGCAGTCAAAGCTGCGCCTTGCCGAAAGCGGCCGTGAGCTGGGCGAACTCACCATCTCGATCGGGCTCACCAATGTGACCCCTCAGGATTACGCCGACAGCATCATCCAGCGTGCCGACGACGCGCTACTGGCCGCCAAGCGCAAAGGTCGCGACCGCGTGATCCACAATCCCGCCGACCCCGACGCGACCGGACCGGACACCCTGATCGACGAGCAGAACAACACCACGATCTGA
- the recR gene encoding recombination mediator RecR encodes MQFSPSFQQLIDALRCLPTVGQKTAQRMALHLLERDRAGAGHLAEAIGEALEKLGHCRSCRVFTEGDICPICADDQRDDRLLCVVESPADWIAIESSGAYQGRYFLLLGRLSPLDGIGPDELKLDQLAARLDQSGIEEVILATSATIEGEATAGYVTELARSRGLRVTRLAQGVPMGGELEYIDASTLSLALKGRREAES; translated from the coding sequence GTGCAATTCTCGCCCAGTTTCCAGCAATTGATCGATGCCCTGCGCTGCCTGCCTACCGTGGGGCAGAAGACAGCGCAGCGGATGGCGCTGCACCTGCTCGAACGGGATCGTGCCGGGGCAGGGCACCTGGCCGAGGCGATTGGCGAGGCGCTGGAAAAGCTGGGGCATTGCCGCTCCTGCCGGGTATTCACCGAGGGCGATATCTGCCCGATCTGTGCCGACGATCAGCGTGACGACCGTCTGCTGTGCGTGGTCGAGTCGCCCGCCGACTGGATCGCGATCGAGTCCTCGGGGGCCTATCAGGGGCGCTATTTCTTGCTGCTTGGTCGACTGTCGCCGTTGGACGGGATTGGTCCGGACGAGCTGAAGCTCGATCAGCTTGCCGCACGTCTCGACCAGTCGGGGATCGAAGAGGTGATCCTCGCCACCAGTGCGACCATCGAGGGTGAGGCGACGGCGGGGTACGTGACCGAGTTGGCGCGTTCACGAGGGCTGCGTGTCACGCGCTTGGCCCAGGGCGTGCCGATGGGTGGCGAGCTCGAGTACATCGATGCCAGCACGCTGAGCCTGGCGCTCAAGGGGCGACGCGAGGCCGAGTCATAA
- a CDS encoding YbaB/EbfC family nucleoid-associated protein → MKGGMGNLMKQAQAMQENMQRMQEEVAKMEVEGQSGGGLVKVTMTGKHEARRVSIDPSLLEDDKDMLEDLIAAAINDAARRIEQEQQDKMSGMTSGMNLPPGFKMPF, encoded by the coding sequence ATGAAAGGTGGTATGGGCAACCTGATGAAACAGGCGCAGGCGATGCAGGAAAACATGCAGCGCATGCAGGAAGAAGTCGCAAAGATGGAGGTCGAAGGCCAGTCCGGTGGTGGCCTGGTCAAGGTGACCATGACCGGCAAGCATGAGGCGCGACGCGTCTCGATCGACCCGAGCCTGCTGGAAGACGACAAGGACATGCTCGAGGATCTGATTGCCGCGGCGATCAACGATGCCGCCCGGCGTATCGAGCAGGAACAGCAGGACAAGATGTCCGGTATGACCTCCGGCATGAATCTGCCGCCGGGCTTCAAGATGCCGTTCTGA
- the dnaX gene encoding DNA polymerase III subunit gamma/tau, protein MSYLVLARKWRPRRFDDMVGQGHVLQALTNALDRDRLHHAYLFTGTRGVGKTTVARIFAKALNCEQGVSSQPCGECAACREIDSGRFVDLIEVDAASRTKVDDTRDLLENVVYLPVKGRFKIYLIDEVHMFSQASFNALLKTLEEPPEHVKFLLATTDPQKLPVTVLSRCLQFNLRALPQAHIQTYLADILNREGLEADAEALRLVADAAGGSMRDALSLVDQAIGFCDGRLETDAIADMLGVTDRRLLHGLLEQLAAGDADGVFGLVDQALERSVDPARLLAELAEAVHQAALAQWLPTDAPALDADAATLQLWYQIALSGRRDIGWAPSPRVGLEMTLLRMLAFEPGAGRGGDGPPARQAASPATGHAPSRPAPAPASDQETAWAPVGVADREPAGYLAETAAANEATPAIASAEEGNRAAPDVGHVETPQVGEGQLSQPGQASQPGGGWTITPENWFEIVAQLSMPARSLAERCHAVNDEDSVVLVIDPGFLSMASKATQERLVAQLERLGVHQPVRFEVGDTSAVAAPVQGTPSGAPQQPSPSPDVPVETPAQIRERNEQATAEAREQSLRDHPAARVIGERAGAELIRESVRPIDGHHTVNEQ, encoded by the coding sequence ATGAGTTATCTGGTACTGGCACGCAAGTGGCGACCCCGGCGTTTCGACGACATGGTCGGCCAGGGTCACGTGCTCCAGGCACTCACCAACGCGCTGGATCGCGACCGTCTTCACCACGCCTACCTGTTCACCGGTACCCGCGGCGTGGGCAAGACGACGGTTGCTCGCATCTTCGCCAAGGCCCTCAATTGCGAGCAGGGCGTTTCCAGCCAGCCTTGCGGCGAATGCGCCGCCTGCCGCGAGATCGACTCGGGCCGATTCGTCGACCTGATCGAGGTCGACGCCGCCTCGCGCACCAAGGTCGACGACACCCGCGACCTGCTGGAAAACGTCGTCTATCTGCCGGTCAAAGGCCGCTTCAAGATCTACCTGATCGACGAAGTGCACATGTTCTCCCAGGCGAGTTTCAACGCCCTGTTGAAGACGCTTGAAGAGCCGCCAGAGCACGTCAAGTTCCTGCTGGCGACCACCGATCCGCAGAAGCTCCCCGTCACGGTCCTGTCGCGCTGCCTGCAATTCAACCTGCGCGCGCTGCCCCAGGCGCATATCCAGACCTATCTCGCCGACATCCTCAATCGCGAAGGCCTCGAGGCCGACGCGGAGGCCCTGCGCCTGGTGGCGGATGCGGCCGGCGGGTCGATGCGCGATGCCCTGAGCCTGGTCGACCAGGCCATCGGGTTCTGCGACGGGCGCCTGGAGACCGACGCGATCGCCGACATGCTCGGTGTCACCGATCGACGACTGTTGCACGGATTGCTCGAACAGCTGGCCGCCGGCGACGCCGACGGGGTGTTCGGACTGGTGGACCAGGCGCTGGAGCGATCGGTGGACCCGGCACGGCTATTGGCGGAACTGGCCGAGGCGGTCCATCAGGCGGCGCTGGCGCAATGGCTGCCGACGGACGCCCCGGCATTGGACGCGGATGCCGCCACCCTGCAGCTCTGGTACCAGATTGCCTTGTCCGGTCGTCGTGATATCGGTTGGGCGCCCTCGCCACGCGTGGGCCTGGAGATGACCTTGCTGCGCATGCTGGCCTTCGAGCCGGGCGCCGGCCGGGGAGGCGATGGCCCGCCCGCGCGCCAGGCGGCATCCCCCGCGACCGGTCACGCGCCGTCGCGCCCAGCGCCCGCCCCGGCATCTGATCAAGAAACCGCCTGGGCGCCCGTGGGTGTCGCGGATCGGGAGCCGGCCGGCTATCTTGCCGAGACCGCCGCTGCCAACGAGGCAACGCCGGCGATTGCTTCTGCTGAGGAAGGAAATCGTGCCGCCCCCGACGTGGGTCACGTCGAGACACCCCAAGTGGGGGAGGGCCAGCTGAGCCAGCCGGGCCAGGCGAGCCAGCCGGGCGGTGGTTGGACGATCACGCCGGAGAACTGGTTCGAGATCGTGGCGCAGCTGTCCATGCCGGCCCGAAGCCTCGCCGAGCGCTGTCACGCGGTCAACGACGAGGACTCGGTCGTGTTGGTGATCGACCCGGGTTTCCTCTCCATGGCCTCGAAGGCCACGCAGGAACGGCTGGTCGCCCAACTGGAGCGACTGGGCGTGCATCAGCCGGTGCGATTCGAGGTGGGTGACACCTCGGCCGTGGCTGCCCCGGTGCAAGGGACGCCCAGCGGTGCACCGCAACAGCCGTCACCGTCACCGGACGTCCCGGTCGAAACCCCGGCACAGATTCGGGAGCGCAACGAGCAAGCGACCGCCGAAGCGCGGGAGCAATCGCTGCGCGACCATCCGGCCGCCCGGGTGATCGGCGAGCGGGCCGGGGCCGAACTGATTCGAGAATCCGTGCGCCCGATCGACGGGCACCACACAGTCAATGAGCAATAG
- the hisC gene encoding histidinol-phosphate transaminase yields the protein MADATPNRFWSDDLGALSPYVPGEQPKIDDLIKLNTNENPFGPSPRVIEAIRAAADDGLRLYPDPTSLALRECLAEYHGVMAEQVFVGNGSDEVLGFLFRALFQRGRPVVFPDITYSFYPVYCRLFGIEPRTVALDEELAVDVEAMCAIDPSSVGGVILPNPNAPTGRLLAIDQVERLAAHFADCAVVIDEAYVDFGGESAIGLIDSYPNLLVTQTLSKSRSLAGLRLGFAVGDAGLIEGLARVKDSFNSYPVDRLASAGAIAAYQDEAYFEQTRRAIIAMRDQLGADLEARGFEVLPSAANFLLARHAERGGASLAAGLRERRVIVRHFDRARIGDHLRITIGSEGQNAALLAALDEILVDG from the coding sequence ATGGCCGATGCGACCCCCAACCGGTTCTGGTCGGACGATCTGGGCGCGTTGTCGCCCTACGTGCCGGGTGAGCAGCCGAAGATCGATGACCTGATCAAGCTCAACACCAACGAGAACCCGTTCGGTCCATCGCCGCGGGTGATCGAGGCGATTCGCGCCGCGGCCGACGATGGCCTGCGGCTCTATCCGGATCCGACCAGTCTGGCGCTGCGCGAATGTCTCGCCGAGTACCACGGCGTGATGGCCGAACAGGTCTTTGTCGGCAACGGGTCGGACGAGGTGCTGGGCTTCCTGTTCCGGGCCTTGTTCCAGCGTGGTCGGCCGGTGGTGTTTCCGGACATCACCTATTCGTTCTACCCGGTGTACTGCCGGCTGTTCGGGATCGAGCCGCGCACCGTTGCCCTGGACGAGGAGCTGGCCGTGGACGTCGAGGCGATGTGCGCCATCGACCCGTCGAGCGTCGGCGGGGTGATCCTGCCCAACCCGAACGCGCCCACCGGTCGGCTGCTGGCCATCGACCAGGTCGAGCGACTCGCGGCACACTTTGCCGACTGCGCGGTGGTCATCGACGAGGCCTATGTCGATTTCGGCGGCGAGTCCGCGATTGGCCTGATCGATAGCTACCCGAACCTGCTGGTCACGCAGACGCTGTCGAAGTCGCGTTCGCTTGCCGGGTTGCGACTGGGTTTTGCCGTCGGCGACGCCGGGCTGATCGAGGGGCTCGCGCGGGTCAAGGACAGCTTCAACTCCTATCCGGTCGACCGCCTGGCCAGTGCCGGCGCCATCGCCGCCTACCAGGACGAGGCGTATTTCGAGCAGACGCGTCGCGCGATCATTGCCATGCGCGATCAGCTCGGCGCGGACCTGGAGGCGCGCGGCTTCGAGGTGTTGCCGTCGGCCGCCAACTTCCTGCTGGCCCGTCACGCCGAACGTGGCGGGGCGAGCCTTGCCGCCGGGCTGCGGGAACGTCGGGTGATCGTGCGCCACTTCGATCGGGCGCGGATCGGTGATCACCTGCGGATCACCATCGGCAGCGAGGGGCAGAACGCGGCGCTGCTCGCTGCGCTCGACGAGATCCTCGTCGACGGGTGA
- the hisD gene encoding histidinol dehydrogenase, whose amino-acid sequence MIRRMNARAAGFDRQLGELLDWSGMADDRVEGIVREILADVRQRGDAAVVEHTRRLDRLEVTAAGELELSAERLDAALAAIPGDVREALELAAERLRAYAERQKGESWSYTEANGNVLGQQVTPLDRVGLYVPGGKAAYPSSVLMNAIPAKVAGVEQVIMVVPTPDGVQNDTVLAAARIAGVDRVFTVGGAQAVGALAYGTETIPAVDKIVGPGNIFVAAAKREVFGQVGIDMIAGPSEILIVCDGHTDPDWIAMDLFSQAEHDEQAQSILLAHDPDFLDTVAASIERLLPDQPRAEIIAKALETRGALIEVADIDHAIELVNRVAPEHLELSFEGAEARLGEIRNAGAIFVGRYTAEALGDYCAGPNHVLPTSGTARFSSPLGVYDFQKRSSIIHCSPAGAAELGRIADRLARAEGLEAHAQSARYRVEAEG is encoded by the coding sequence ATGATCCGTCGCATGAATGCCCGCGCCGCGGGTTTCGATCGCCAGCTGGGTGAACTCCTCGACTGGTCAGGCATGGCCGACGATCGGGTGGAGGGCATTGTTCGCGAGATCCTGGCCGATGTGCGCCAGCGCGGCGATGCCGCCGTGGTCGAGCACACCCGGCGTCTCGATCGGCTCGAGGTCACGGCGGCGGGCGAACTGGAACTGTCTGCCGAGCGGCTTGATGCCGCCCTCGCGGCCATTCCGGGCGATGTGCGCGAGGCCCTCGAGCTGGCCGCCGAGCGCCTGCGCGCCTACGCCGAACGACAGAAGGGCGAGAGCTGGTCGTACACGGAAGCCAACGGCAACGTGCTGGGCCAGCAGGTCACGCCGCTCGACCGGGTCGGGTTGTATGTGCCCGGCGGCAAGGCGGCCTATCCGTCGTCGGTATTGATGAACGCGATCCCGGCCAAGGTCGCCGGGGTCGAGCAGGTGATCATGGTTGTGCCTACCCCGGACGGCGTGCAGAACGACACCGTGCTGGCCGCGGCGCGTATCGCCGGGGTGGATCGGGTGTTCACCGTCGGCGGCGCCCAGGCGGTGGGCGCGCTGGCCTATGGCACCGAGACGATCCCGGCGGTGGACAAGATCGTCGGCCCGGGCAATATCTTTGTCGCCGCCGCGAAACGCGAGGTCTTCGGCCAGGTGGGCATCGACATGATCGCCGGCCCCTCCGAGATCCTGATCGTCTGCGACGGTCACACCGATCCCGATTGGATCGCGATGGATCTGTTCTCGCAGGCCGAGCATGACGAGCAGGCGCAGTCGATCCTGCTGGCGCACGATCCCGATTTCCTCGACACGGTCGCCGCCTCGATCGAGCGCCTGCTGCCCGACCAGCCACGTGCCGAGATCATCGCCAAGGCGCTGGAAACCCGTGGCGCGCTGATCGAGGTGGCCGATATCGATCACGCGATCGAGCTGGTCAACCGGGTTGCCCCCGAGCACCTGGAACTCTCGTTCGAGGGTGCCGAGGCGCGCCTGGGCGAGATCCGCAACGCCGGGGCGATCTTCGTCGGTCGTTACACCGCCGAGGCCCTGGGCGACTACTGCGCGGGGCCCAACCACGTCCTGCCCACTTCGGGCACGGCGCGCTTTTCCTCGCCGTTGGGGGTCTACGACTTTCAGAAGCGCTCGAGCATCATCCACTGTTCCCCGGCCGGCGCCGCGGAACTGGGCCGCATCGCCGACCGGCTTGCCCGTGCCGAAGGGCTCGAAGCCCACGCCCAGTCGGCTCGCTATCGGGTCGAGGCCGAGGGCTGA
- the hisG gene encoding ATP phosphoribosyltransferase, with product MSQSDQIVVALSKGRIFKETLPLLASVGIEPLEDPDKSRKLILETSDPSVRLLILRASDVPTYVQHGAADIGVAGKDVLMEHGGEGLFELVDLKIAQCKLMVAGKPGALERAGRIRVATKYTRSAESYFADRGRQIELIKLYGSMELAPLVDLGDCIVDVVDTGNTLRANGLEPLEHIAEISSRLIVNRAAQKLKHARVTDFVERVEQYLEGK from the coding sequence ATGTCCCAATCCGACCAGATCGTCGTCGCGCTCTCCAAGGGGCGCATTTTCAAGGAAACCCTGCCGCTGCTGGCCTCCGTGGGTATCGAACCGCTGGAGGACCCGGACAAGAGCCGCAAGCTGATCCTCGAGACCAGCGACCCGAGCGTGCGCCTGTTGATCCTGCGCGCCTCGGACGTGCCCACCTACGTTCAGCATGGCGCGGCCGACATCGGCGTGGCCGGCAAGGACGTGCTGATGGAACACGGGGGCGAGGGCCTGTTCGAGCTGGTCGACCTCAAGATCGCGCAGTGCAAGCTGATGGTGGCCGGCAAGCCGGGGGCGCTCGAGCGTGCCGGCCGTATCCGCGTGGCGACCAAGTACACCCGCTCGGCCGAGTCCTACTTTGCCGATCGCGGCCGGCAGATCGAGCTGATCAAGCTGTACGGCTCGATGGAGCTCGCGCCGCTGGTGGACCTGGGCGACTGCATCGTCGACGTGGTCGACACCGGCAATACCCTCCGCGCCAACGGGCTGGAGCCGCTCGAGCACATCGCCGAGATTTCCTCGCGCCTGATCGTCAACCGCGCGGCGCAGAAGCTCAAGCATGCGCGGGTGACTGATTTCGTCGAGCGGGTGGAGCAGTACCTGGAGGGCAAGTGA
- the murA gene encoding UDP-N-acetylglucosamine 1-carboxyvinyltransferase, with the protein MNKLLIRGGTPLDGEIRISGAKNAVLPMMAASLLADSPVIIENVPHLQDVTTTMELLGRMGATLTVGDQMSVEVDTTTVDTLEAPYDLVRTMRASILTLGPMLARFKKARVSLPGGCAIGTRPVDIHLKGLEALGADVRVEGGYIETAAEQLVGARIVLDQVTVTGTENLMMAAVFAKGETVLENAAREPEVVDLANFLNAMGADVRGAGSDVIRIHGVERLQGVRYRVLPDRIETGTYLVAAAMTRGRILVRDTRPELLDAVLAKLEQAGAEIELGEDWIRLDMHGRRPKAVDIRTAPHPGFPTDMQAQFVAMNAVAEGTSTVVETIFENRFMHVQEIQRMGADIHIEGNTAIIRGVEALSGAPIMATDLRASASLVLAGLVANGETVVNRIYHIDRGYESIEEKLSRLGANIQRITS; encoded by the coding sequence ATGAACAAGCTCCTGATCCGCGGCGGCACGCCGCTCGATGGCGAGATTCGCATTTCCGGCGCCAAGAACGCCGTGCTGCCGATGATGGCCGCCTCTTTGCTGGCCGATTCGCCGGTCATCATCGAGAACGTCCCGCACCTGCAGGACGTCACGACCACCATGGAGTTGCTCGGCCGCATGGGGGCGACGCTGACGGTCGGTGACCAGATGAGTGTCGAGGTTGATACCACCACGGTCGACACGCTCGAGGCGCCCTACGATCTGGTGCGCACCATGCGCGCCTCGATCCTCACGCTCGGACCGATGCTGGCCCGTTTCAAGAAGGCGCGCGTCTCGCTGCCGGGGGGCTGTGCCATCGGCACGCGCCCGGTGGACATCCACCTCAAGGGCCTCGAGGCATTGGGGGCCGACGTGCGCGTCGAGGGTGGCTACATCGAGACCGCGGCCGAACAGCTGGTGGGCGCGCGCATCGTCCTCGACCAGGTCACGGTCACCGGGACCGAGAACCTGATGATGGCGGCGGTGTTCGCCAAGGGCGAGACGGTGCTCGAGAACGCTGCCCGCGAGCCGGAAGTGGTCGATCTGGCCAACTTCCTCAACGCCATGGGCGCGGACGTGCGCGGGGCGGGCAGCGACGTGATCCGCATTCACGGGGTCGAGCGCCTGCAGGGCGTGCGTTACCGCGTGCTGCCGGATCGGATCGAGACCGGTACGTACCTGGTCGCCGCGGCGATGACCCGTGGTCGCATCCTGGTGCGCGACACCCGTCCCGAGCTCCTTGATGCGGTGCTGGCCAAGCTCGAGCAGGCCGGCGCGGAGATCGAGTTGGGCGAGGACTGGATCCGGCTCGACATGCACGGGCGCCGCCCCAAGGCGGTCGACATCCGCACCGCGCCGCACCCGGGCTTTCCCACGGATATGCAGGCGCAGTTCGTGGCGATGAACGCGGTGGCCGAGGGCACCTCGACGGTGGTCGAGACCATCTTCGAGAACCGTTTCATGCACGTCCAGGAAATCCAGCGCATGGGCGCGGACATCCATATCGAGGGCAACACCGCGATCATTCGCGGGGTGGAGGCCCTGTCGGGCGCGCCCATCATGGCAACCGACCTGCGTGCCTCGGCCAGCCTCGTGCTGGCGGGCCTGGTCGCCAATGGCGAAACCGTCGTCAATCGCATCTATCACATCGACCGGGGTTACGAGTCCATCGAAGAGAAACTCTCCCGCCTCGGCGCCAATATCCAACGGATCACGAGCTGA
- a CDS encoding STAS domain-containing protein, producing the protein MKTAAAERGWSLRVEPGVIRVSGSLLRAELDRQPGDLPADAVGPTVDVHLGQVGRIDTAGLAWLAAIQADAEAKGIRLRYTHAPQAMRQMLAVYGLEGLMPVDSGLD; encoded by the coding sequence ATGAAGACGGCCGCAGCTGAACGCGGCTGGAGCCTGCGCGTCGAACCGGGGGTAATCCGCGTGAGTGGATCGCTGCTGCGCGCGGAACTCGATCGCCAACCGGGCGACCTCCCGGCGGACGCGGTGGGCCCGACGGTCGATGTGCACCTCGGCCAGGTCGGGCGCATTGATACCGCCGGGCTGGCTTGGCTGGCTGCCATTCAGGCCGACGCCGAGGCAAAAGGCATCCGTCTGCGATACACTCACGCGCCCCAGGCCATGCGCCAGATGCTGGCGGTCTACGGTCTCGAGGGGCTGATGCCCGTCGATTCCGGCCTGGATTAG
- a CDS encoding MlaC/ttg2D family ABC transporter substrate-binding protein, with product MSFASSLFYRAPRASRPVLALLGLLLAGLAMTARAEPSEADARHLVESTAESVIAEIRANQAAVEADPEALLAIVDRLLLPHVDSARMTRLVLGRYYRQATASQRAQFNQEFQRLLVRTYAGPLSELGDQEIEIVGTKPGGADDELVVESEVSGGDLGTVPVAYRMAPVDGEWKSYDVIVDGISLVNNYRGSFAQKIQRDGIDGLIRTLREQNEDGRS from the coding sequence ATGAGCTTTGCATCCTCCCTGTTTTACCGTGCCCCTCGTGCCTCCCGGCCCGTTCTTGCTCTGCTGGGCCTGCTGCTGGCCGGTCTGGCCATGACCGCGCGTGCCGAGCCGAGTGAAGCGGATGCCCGCCATTTGGTGGAGTCGACCGCCGAGTCAGTAATCGCCGAGATTCGCGCCAACCAGGCGGCCGTGGAGGCCGACCCCGAGGCGTTGCTGGCAATCGTGGATCGGCTGTTGTTGCCGCATGTCGATTCCGCGCGCATGACCCGGTTGGTCCTGGGGCGTTACTACCGACAGGCCACGGCGTCCCAGCGCGCGCAGTTCAACCAGGAATTCCAGCGATTGCTGGTCCGCACCTACGCCGGCCCGCTCTCCGAATTGGGCGACCAGGAAATCGAGATCGTCGGCACCAAGCCGGGTGGGGCGGACGATGAACTGGTGGTCGAGTCCGAGGTCTCCGGGGGCGATCTGGGTACCGTGCCGGTGGCCTACCGCATGGCGCCGGTCGACGGCGAGTGGAAGTCCTACGACGTGATCGTCGACGGCATCAGCCTGGTCAACAACTATCGCGGCAGCTTCGCGCAGAAGATCCAGCGTGACGGCATCGACGGGCTGATCCGGACCCTGCGAGAGCAGAATGAAGACGGCCGCAGCTGA
- a CDS encoding TolC family protein, whose protein sequence is MKNRDGIIERGGALVLMAALVALASGTVRAEMAPNEPITLEQATEMALHADPRIDEQRANVARAQALIERVKGEGGPRVSANLYAGLAPKAEDGIFTNGTNSCPAGESCTLRDDGNELDEGLTVTSGLTASIIQPLYTFGKLENYGDAARLNRDVKASEVALARGETWLTVRRAYWGFLAARDTRQMLEGVKRQVDRTREDMRKDAEAGEVPMSQLYALESGAAQLDRYLAEAGSVEAIAIDGLKTIIGVPIDSSIEVADTHIEPITLPDGELGELADRALAQRPEMAMAENGQAAMRHYVEARKSERYPNLYAGVVAGATYTPGRDRLNNPYINQPLNQAYAAPVVGLQWDFNPGVMRANVSDAEAQLQGVVAKAQLARQGIPFQVAEAYHQSHGLDRQIQALEAAKDNSRKWMVSTFMDYQAGLAGGEELAEAVKANTEVQADYFRLINDYNMSVAKLAIATGDYPQ, encoded by the coding sequence ATGAAGAATCGAGACGGAATCATAGAGCGTGGCGGGGCGCTGGTCCTGATGGCGGCCCTGGTCGCCCTGGCAAGCGGCACGGTCCGGGCCGAGATGGCCCCGAACGAGCCGATTACCCTGGAGCAGGCCACCGAGATGGCCCTGCATGCCGACCCGCGCATCGACGAGCAGCGCGCCAACGTCGCGCGGGCCCAGGCGTTGATCGAACGGGTGAAAGGCGAGGGCGGGCCGCGCGTCTCGGCCAACCTTTACGCGGGGCTGGCGCCGAAGGCCGAGGACGGCATCTTCACCAATGGCACCAATTCCTGCCCCGCAGGTGAGTCCTGCACCTTACGCGACGATGGCAACGAGCTCGACGAGGGCTTGACCGTCACCTCTGGGTTGACCGCCTCGATCATCCAGCCGCTCTACACCTTCGGCAAGCTGGAGAACTACGGCGATGCGGCCCGCCTGAACCGCGACGTGAAAGCCTCCGAGGTGGCCTTGGCGCGGGGCGAGACCTGGCTCACGGTGCGTCGCGCCTACTGGGGCTTTCTGGCCGCGCGCGACACGCGCCAGATGCTCGAAGGGGTCAAGCGCCAGGTCGATCGCACTCGTGAGGACATGCGCAAGGACGCCGAGGCCGGCGAGGTGCCGATGAGCCAGCTGTACGCGCTCGAGAGCGGGGCGGCCCAGCTGGATCGCTACCTGGCCGAGGCCGGCAGCGTCGAGGCCATCGCGATCGATGGGCTCAAGACCATTATCGGCGTGCCGATCGATTCGAGCATCGAGGTGGCGGATACGCATATCGAGCCGATCACCTTGCCCGATGGCGAACTCGGCGAGCTGGCCGATCGGGCCCTGGCGCAGCGCCCGGAAATGGCCATGGCCGAGAACGGTCAGGCGGCAATGCGCCATTACGTGGAGGCGCGCAAGAGCGAACGCTACCCGAACCTGTACGCCGGCGTGGTTGCCGGGGCGACGTATACGCCGGGGCGCGATCGACTCAACAACCCCTACATCAACCAGCCTCTCAACCAGGCGTATGCCGCGCCGGTGGTCGGGCTGCAGTGGGATTTCAATCCCGGTGTGATGCGGGCGAATGTCAGTGATGCCGAGGCCCAGCTCCAGGGTGTGGTCGCCAAGGCGCAGCTGGCCCGCCAGGGCATCCCGTTTCAGGTGGCCGAGGCCTATCACCAGTCGCATGGTCTGGATCGACAGATCCAGGCGCTGGAGGCGGCCAAGGACAACAGCCGCAAGTGGATGGTTTCGACCTTCATGGATTACCAGGCGGGCCTGGCGGGAGGCGAGGAGTTGGCCGAAGCGGTCAAGGCCAACACCGAGGTGCAGGCTGATTATTTCCGCCTCATCAATGACTACAACATGAGCGTGGCGAAGTTGGCGATCGCCACGGGTGACTATCCCCAGTGA